A stretch of the Gossypium hirsutum isolate 1008001.06 chromosome D07, Gossypium_hirsutum_v2.1, whole genome shotgun sequence genome encodes the following:
- the LOC107954060 gene encoding uncharacterized protein, translated as MASPNQQGDSPSPSSSTSVDWRRRILIPTVLAGVAGGGVGLVSKHRKVYGLANISATYATNFAIVTGCYCGAREFVTATRKTGPDDLLNSAIAGFGTGAILGRLQGGQFGAYRYSLIFAVVGTAVDFAALKLRPKLHDFSESMFDKSSSLKLPEWSPIQVLDEEALAAKRAREEKLYGQRKALNKEES; from the exons ATGGCATCCCCAAACCAACAAGGAGACTCcccatcaccatcatcatcaaccTCCGTGGACTGGCGGCGTCGGATATTGATCCCGACGGTCCTTGCAG GGGTTGCCGGTGGAGGCGTTGGGTTGGTGTCAAAGCATCGGAAAGTGTACGGCCTCGCTAATATTTCAGCTACTTACGCCACTAATTTCGCTATTGTCACCGGCTGCTATTGTg GAGCACGGGAGTTTGTAACAGCTACTCGTAAAACCGGACCTGATGATCTACTGAATTCTGCAATAGCTGGATTTGGTACCGGTGCTATACTGGGTCGTCTTCAAG GTGGTCAATTCGGTGCTTATCGCTATTCACTCATCTTTGCTGTTGTTGGGACAGCAGTCGATTTTGCTGCACTTAAGTTAAGACCTAAATTACATGATTTCAGTGAATCTATGTTTGACAAGAGCAGTTCGTTGAAATTGCCCGAATGGTCTCCTATACAAGTGCTAGATGAAGAAGCACTTGCTGCAAAACGAGCTCGAGAAGAAAAACTGTATGGACAAAGAAAAGCTCTAAACAAAGAAGAATCGTGA